Proteins co-encoded in one Halorussus vallis genomic window:
- a CDS encoding HEWD family protein translates to MAELTPPEERQCLRCGRTDVWDDDATNWTIADDAGDPHCIHEWDINGTYVPIRD, encoded by the coding sequence ATGGCCGAACTGACGCCTCCGGAGGAGCGACAGTGTCTGCGATGCGGTCGAACGGACGTCTGGGACGACGACGCGACCAACTGGACGATAGCGGACGACGCCGGCGACCCCCACTGCATCCACGAGTGGGACATCAACGGCACCTACGTCCCGATTCGGGACTGA
- a CDS encoding CHRD domain-containing protein: MAMKYVSRRRVLALLGSAAVGSAAADPTAAREAELGLTAAGEFDGIDLEAPGELFVARLSGENQLPPVETDAAGVAAFRVAPDLREVEYWLFVADIENVQESHVHKGPPDLNGNVVAYLFGPAEEPVTKTGLLASGALTDEEMIWPLTDVSDLREQMRAANVYVNVHTTAHPTGEIRGQIGPLGGRADG, translated from the coding sequence ATGGCGATGAAGTACGTCTCGCGGCGGCGCGTCCTCGCACTGCTCGGAAGCGCCGCGGTCGGGTCGGCGGCGGCCGACCCGACCGCGGCGCGAGAAGCCGAACTTGGCCTTACAGCGGCAGGGGAGTTCGACGGAATCGACCTCGAAGCGCCGGGTGAACTGTTCGTCGCCCGACTCTCGGGGGAGAACCAACTTCCGCCCGTCGAAACCGACGCCGCCGGCGTCGCGGCGTTCCGCGTCGCGCCGGACCTGCGCGAAGTCGAGTACTGGCTGTTCGTCGCGGACATCGAGAACGTCCAGGAGTCGCACGTCCACAAGGGACCGCCGGACCTGAACGGCAACGTCGTCGCCTACCTGTTCGGTCCCGCGGAAGAGCCGGTGACGAAGACCGGACTGCTCGCGTCCGGCGCGCTGACCGACGAGGAGATGATCTGGCCGCTGACCGACGTGTCGGACCTCCGCGAGCAGATGCGGGCGGCGAACGTCTACGTCAACGTCCACACGACCGCCCACCCGACGGGCGAGATTCGGGGGCAGATTGGCCCGCTCGGGGGCCGAGCCGACGGCTGA
- a CDS encoding YbhB/YbcL family Raf kinase inhibitor-like protein, translated as MRRRTLLRSAAATATIGGTAATAASGSRDGQETTTEGQTTTTAGGEQTTTAAGGEFSITAPAWENGRRIPTRFTCEGRNVSPRLTISNPPEGTRAYALVMADPDAPGPPFVHWLLWNVPADVREIPANVPKTETIDDLGGAVQGSNGAGELGYIGPCPPQGDDRHTYLFTLYALESPLDLEPGAEYRRVVDAAVSNAIARARYVGQYERPAETTTGTTGETTGATTTGTTETTE; from the coding sequence ATGCGCAGACGCACGCTTCTGCGCTCGGCCGCGGCGACGGCGACGATAGGGGGGACGGCGGCGACGGCGGCGAGTGGGAGCCGCGACGGGCAAGAAACCACGACCGAAGGACAGACGACGACCACCGCGGGCGGCGAGCAAACGACGACGGCCGCGGGCGGGGAGTTCTCGATAACCGCGCCGGCGTGGGAGAACGGGCGACGGATTCCGACCCGGTTCACCTGCGAGGGGCGGAACGTCTCGCCGCGGCTTACCATCTCGAACCCGCCGGAGGGGACCCGGGCGTACGCGCTGGTGATGGCCGACCCGGACGCGCCGGGCCCCCCGTTCGTCCACTGGCTCCTGTGGAACGTTCCGGCCGACGTCCGCGAGATTCCGGCGAACGTCCCGAAGACCGAGACGATAGACGACCTCGGCGGTGCGGTCCAGGGGTCGAACGGGGCGGGCGAACTCGGCTACATCGGGCCGTGTCCGCCGCAGGGCGACGACCGCCACACGTACCTCTTCACGCTGTACGCGCTCGAATCGCCGCTGGACCTCGAACCCGGCGCGGAGTACCGGCGGGTCGTCGACGCCGCCGTCTCGAACGCCATCGCGAGGGCGCGCTACGTCGGCCAGTACGAGCGACCCGCCGAGACGACGACTGGGACGACTGGGGAGACGACCGGCGCGACGACGACCGGGACGACCGAAACCACCGAATAG
- a CDS encoding PLP-dependent cysteine synthase family protein, with product MEDSILDAVGSPLVRVSSPEGATVAAKVEAFNPGGSAKDRPAMEMIAAAEREGTVEPGDHLVEPTSGNTGIGLAVAAAARGYDLTIVMPASKSPERRQLLKAYGADVELVDGDMTDARERADELAAETGAVQMGQFENSANAQAHYRTTAEEILEQVEGREIDAFVAGVGTGGTITGTAARLLEEFPDMEVVAIEPERNAVLSTGEAGEDDYQGMGPGFVSDLLDTDLITSVETVALEDAEAEARRLAREEGILVGQSSGAASVAARRVAERLARPDLDCPEVPDELGKLAASDGGSLDGYDDCPLVVTVFPDSGERYLSTGMFD from the coding sequence ATGGAAGACTCCATCCTCGACGCCGTGGGGTCGCCGCTGGTCCGGGTCTCCTCCCCCGAAGGCGCGACCGTCGCGGCGAAGGTCGAGGCGTTCAACCCCGGCGGGTCGGCCAAGGACCGCCCGGCGATGGAGATGATAGCCGCGGCCGAGCGCGAGGGGACCGTCGAACCCGGCGACCACTTGGTCGAACCGACCAGCGGGAACACCGGCATCGGCCTCGCGGTGGCCGCCGCCGCGCGGGGGTACGACCTCACCATCGTGATGCCCGCCTCGAAGTCGCCCGAGCGCCGCCAACTGCTGAAGGCCTACGGCGCGGACGTCGAACTCGTCGACGGCGACATGACCGACGCCCGCGAGCGCGCCGACGAACTCGCCGCGGAGACGGGCGCGGTCCAGATGGGCCAGTTCGAGAACTCCGCCAACGCCCAGGCTCACTACCGGACGACCGCCGAGGAGATCCTCGAACAGGTCGAGGGTCGGGAGATCGACGCGTTCGTCGCGGGCGTCGGCACCGGCGGCACCATCACCGGCACCGCCGCGCGCCTGCTGGAGGAGTTCCCCGACATGGAGGTCGTGGCGATCGAACCCGAGCGAAACGCGGTGCTCTCGACCGGCGAGGCCGGCGAGGACGACTATCAGGGCATGGGTCCGGGCTTCGTCAGCGACCTGCTCGACACCGACCTCATCACCAGCGTCGAGACGGTGGCGCTGGAGGACGCCGAGGCGGAGGCCCGGCGACTCGCCCGCGAGGAGGGCATCCTCGTCGGCCAGTCCAGCGGCGCGGCGTCGGTCGCCGCCCGACGAGTCGCCGAGCGACTCGCCCGCCCCGACCTCGACTGCCCCGAGGTGCCCGACGAGTTGGGGAAACTCGCGGCCTCGGACGGGGGGAGCCTGGACGGCTACGACGACTGCCCGCTCGTGGTGACGGTGTTCCCCGACAGCGGCGAGCGCTACCTCTCGACCGGGATGTTCGACTGA
- a CDS encoding alpha/beta fold hydrolase, whose protein sequence is MLGTEREVELDGLAVRYRLAGDPADPPVVLLHGGGLDAATLSWRETIPALADDFAVYALDWPGYGASDPPEETPTIRYYVSVLRRFLDALELDSVRLVGISMGGGAALGFALDFPERVERLVLVASYGLGGSSPGGSLGAMFVRMPVFAGGIWDSMAHSRDLTELALRNLVANGNLTDELVDDAWTEVRRPNAGSAWTAFQRAEVGFDGLETNYADRLAELAVPTLFVHGEADRLVPVSWAVSAGAEAPDAEVEVLENCGHLPPRERPEAFLASVETFLAG, encoded by the coding sequence GTGCTCGGAACGGAACGCGAAGTCGAACTCGATGGATTGGCAGTTCGCTATCGCCTCGCCGGGGACCCGGCCGACCCGCCGGTCGTCCTGCTCCACGGCGGCGGACTCGACGCGGCGACCCTCTCGTGGCGCGAGACGATTCCGGCGCTCGCGGACGACTTCGCGGTGTACGCGCTCGACTGGCCGGGGTACGGCGCCAGCGACCCGCCGGAGGAGACGCCCACGATTCGGTACTACGTCTCGGTCCTCCGGCGGTTCCTCGACGCGCTCGAACTCGATTCGGTCCGCCTCGTCGGCATCTCGATGGGCGGCGGCGCGGCGCTGGGGTTCGCGCTCGATTTCCCGGAGCGCGTCGAGCGACTCGTCCTCGTCGCCAGTTACGGCCTCGGCGGGTCCTCGCCCGGCGGGTCGCTGGGCGCGATGTTCGTCCGAATGCCGGTGTTCGCGGGCGGAATCTGGGACTCGATGGCTCACAGCCGCGACCTCACGGAACTCGCACTCCGCAACCTCGTCGCGAACGGGAACCTGACGGACGAACTCGTCGACGACGCGTGGACCGAAGTCCGACGACCGAACGCCGGGAGCGCGTGGACGGCGTTCCAGCGCGCGGAGGTCGGTTTCGACGGCCTCGAGACGAACTACGCCGACCGCCTCGCGGAACTCGCCGTGCCGACGCTGTTCGTCCACGGCGAGGCGGACAGACTCGTGCCCGTCTCGTGGGCGGTGAGTGCCGGCGCGGAGGCGCCCGACGCGGAGGTCGAAGTGCTGGAGAACTGCGGTCACCTGCCGCCCCGGGAGCGTCCCGAGGCGTTCCTCGCTTCGGTCGAGACGTTCCTCGCCGGGTGA
- a CDS encoding GbsR/MarR family transcriptional regulator, whose amino-acid sequence MSEDGSAESANDGGTEVADETTSTSDEARERVVEAMERSAEVYGLNRSYGRLYGVLYFADGALSLDELVEESGYAKSTVSNAMGTLERLHVVHRRTKPGEGKRVFFEAERDFWRIFQELLRQQARRELQIMGRALTEAEDLLEAAPDTDRARRDLRRVRRLKRMYDRGERTLDFLTRLPLERLRSLVGQLTGESGEKGDDRRDDERA is encoded by the coding sequence GTGAGCGAGGACGGTTCGGCCGAGAGTGCGAACGACGGCGGGACGGAAGTCGCCGACGAAACGACGAGCACGTCCGACGAGGCGAGAGAGCGAGTCGTCGAGGCGATGGAGCGGTCGGCGGAAGTGTACGGACTGAATCGGAGCTACGGCCGACTGTACGGCGTGCTCTACTTCGCCGACGGCGCGCTGTCGCTCGACGAACTGGTCGAGGAGAGTGGCTACGCCAAGTCGACCGTGAGCAACGCGATGGGGACGCTCGAACGCCTCCACGTGGTCCACCGCCGGACGAAACCCGGCGAGGGCAAGCGCGTCTTCTTCGAGGCCGAGCGCGACTTCTGGCGGATCTTCCAGGAACTCCTGCGCCAGCAGGCCAGGCGCGAACTCCAGATCATGGGTCGGGCGCTGACGGAGGCCGAGGACCTGCTGGAAGCCGCTCCGGACACCGACCGGGCGCGGCGCGACCTGCGCCGCGTCCGGCGACTGAAGCGGATGTACGACCGGGGCGAGCGCACGCTGGACTTCCTCACCCGACTCCCGCTGGAGCGACTCCGGTCGCTCGTCGGGCAGTTGACCGGCGAATCCGGAGAGAAAGGCGACGACCGGAGAGACGACGAGAGGGCGTAG
- a CDS encoding thioredoxin domain-containing protein: protein METTEPSPEWDAGAHSETVEVIESAVGEVTYRVWGADWCGDCHDVLPDFFAALDAAGVPDEEMKVYEVDENKEGELTDEYDVTLIPTIVVEREESGEEMFRFEESEDQPAAEYVAAKLLEADVMA, encoded by the coding sequence ATGGAAACGACCGAACCGAGTCCCGAGTGGGACGCCGGCGCGCACAGCGAGACGGTCGAGGTAATCGAGTCGGCCGTCGGCGAGGTCACCTACCGCGTCTGGGGCGCCGACTGGTGCGGCGACTGCCACGACGTGCTGCCCGACTTCTTCGCGGCGCTCGACGCCGCGGGCGTCCCCGACGAGGAGATGAAGGTCTACGAGGTCGACGAGAACAAGGAGGGCGAACTCACCGACGAGTACGACGTGACGCTCATCCCGACCATCGTGGTCGAACGCGAGGAATCCGGCGAGGAGATGTTCCGCTTCGAGGAGAGCGAGGACCAACCGGCCGCCGAATACGTGGCCGCGAAGTTGCTCGAAGCCGACGTGATGGCCTGA
- a CDS encoding ABC transporter ATP-binding protein, whose translation MQNLGNRRRQTEANTASPNDATLPDGVVLRAAGVEKRYGSRLPFRRSVEVLTGANLTLVAGEIVGVVGENGSGKSTLMKILVGALDADSGSVTRRGTVGWCPQDPLLYDRLTVDETFRLFGSAYGLPPDEIERAASRLADRLDFESYRDYRVENLSGGNRQKVNLGVSLLHDPDVLFLDEPYTGFDWETYLSFWDLTEELVERGTGICVISHLINERERFDRICELRDGKLYEQRADQVGDDGGDVAVADPADGEGVDGSA comes from the coding sequence ATGCAGAATTTAGGAAATCGTCGGCGGCAGACCGAGGCGAACACCGCGTCCCCGAACGACGCGACACTGCCGGACGGCGTCGTCCTGCGCGCCGCAGGTGTCGAGAAACGCTACGGCTCCCGACTGCCGTTTCGGCGGTCGGTCGAGGTGCTGACGGGGGCCAACCTCACGCTCGTGGCGGGCGAGATCGTCGGCGTCGTCGGAGAGAACGGGAGCGGAAAGTCCACGCTGATGAAGATTCTCGTCGGCGCACTCGACGCCGATTCGGGGAGCGTGACCCGCCGCGGAACGGTCGGCTGGTGCCCGCAGGACCCGTTGCTGTACGACCGACTCACCGTGGACGAGACGTTCCGACTGTTCGGGTCGGCGTACGGACTTCCGCCCGACGAAATCGAGCGCGCGGCGTCCCGCCTCGCCGACCGACTCGACTTCGAGTCCTACCGGGACTACCGAGTCGAGAACCTGAGCGGCGGCAACCGCCAGAAGGTGAACCTCGGCGTCTCGCTGCTCCACGACCCCGACGTACTCTTCCTGGACGAACCGTACACCGGCTTCGACTGGGAGACGTACCTCTCGTTCTGGGACCTGACCGAGGAACTGGTCGAGCGCGGCACCGGTATCTGCGTCATCTCCCACCTCATCAACGAGCGCGAGCGCTTCGACCGCATCTGCGAACTCCGCGACGGGAAACTGTACGAACAGCGCGCGGACCAAGTGGGAGACGACGGTGGGGATGTCGCGGTGGCGGACCCGGCGGACGGGGAGGGAGTCGATGGAAGCGCGTAA
- a CDS encoding cupredoxin domain-containing protein: MSPRTHDGPSDPASDSPVSRRAMLAAVGAGTAASLAGCTGRADTPENEDATTTGAGTTGTETTEAQGVTTDSSAALDPQFGFVGRSADATPPVEPDHEVQLLIGPREGAPTPEFYFEPAGLFVEPEDVVQFTMATPDHTVTAYHPQLGRTQRVPDGVPAVSSPVLGGGTYWLYRFDAPGVYDLYCAPHEPFGMAFRAVVGEATGPGAEPVSTDPPKHGEPRPPFQTAATVLADAALDPEGIVDARSVSWSDLDPESKRLQS, encoded by the coding sequence ATGTCTCCGAGGACACACGACGGACCCTCCGACCCCGCTTCCGACTCCCCCGTCTCGCGCCGCGCGATGCTGGCCGCCGTCGGCGCGGGGACGGCCGCCTCGCTCGCCGGGTGTACTGGCCGGGCCGACACCCCCGAGAACGAAGACGCGACGACGACCGGCGCAGGGACGACCGGGACCGAGACGACCGAGGCCCAGGGAGTGACGACCGACTCCTCGGCGGCGCTCGACCCGCAGTTCGGATTCGTGGGTCGGTCGGCCGACGCGACCCCGCCCGTCGAACCCGACCACGAGGTCCAACTGCTCATCGGTCCCCGGGAAGGAGCGCCGACGCCGGAGTTCTACTTCGAACCCGCCGGCCTCTTCGTGGAACCCGAAGACGTGGTGCAGTTCACGATGGCGACGCCCGACCACACCGTCACCGCCTACCACCCGCAGTTGGGACGGACCCAGCGCGTCCCCGACGGGGTGCCGGCCGTCTCGTCGCCGGTCCTCGGCGGCGGCACCTACTGGCTCTACCGCTTCGACGCCCCGGGCGTCTACGACCTCTACTGTGCGCCCCACGAGCCGTTCGGGATGGCGTTCCGCGCCGTCGTCGGCGAGGCCACCGGCCCCGGCGCCGAACCGGTTTCGACCGACCCGCCGAAACACGGCGAACCGCGTCCGCCATTCCAGACCGCCGCGACGGTGCTGGCGGACGCGGCGCTCGACCCCGAGGGTATCGTCGACGCCAGAAGCGTCTCGTGGAGCGACCTCGACCCCGAGAGCAAGCGGTTGCAGTCGTAG
- a CDS encoding DUF5804 family protein: MTRVCLVGSEEVELRTELLSRETAREALSTYELGEPFENCLAVDTISLGSAVALLNDLNWYLVRFVDDALVLEPSVSETEWLSRKLAREVRDGEIAPEETDEYLKVYGLTEPDEVRGLGHLVEPMYLTRRDGEIPEYDLRDVADTVVVRVTESEFGG, from the coding sequence GTGACCCGGGTCTGTCTCGTCGGCTCCGAAGAGGTCGAACTCCGGACCGAACTGCTCTCGCGGGAGACCGCCCGCGAGGCGCTCTCGACCTACGAACTCGGCGAGCCGTTCGAAAACTGCCTCGCCGTCGACACCATCAGCCTCGGCTCGGCGGTGGCGCTGTTGAACGACCTGAACTGGTACCTCGTGCGGTTCGTCGACGACGCGCTCGTGTTGGAACCCAGCGTCAGCGAAACCGAGTGGCTCTCCCGAAAGCTCGCCAGAGAGGTGCGCGACGGCGAGATAGCCCCCGAGGAAACCGACGAGTACCTGAAGGTGTACGGTCTGACCGAACCCGACGAGGTCCGGGGCCTCGGCCACCTTGTCGAACCGATGTACCTGACCCGCCGCGACGGCGAGATTCCGGAGTACGACCTCCGGGACGTCGCGGACACCGTCGTCGTGCGCGTGACCGAGTCCGAGTTCGGCGGCTGA
- a CDS encoding ABC transporter permease — protein sequence MNRGANAASRRPRASRVATALTMGVREYVRTPVLVVLLAVLPVYFIGVVGYVTPDVAVPIAVADRTVRVGMAEMYATLAAPLTGALVGGIAGLFVMQATRQADARLVLAGYRPTEVVTARVGVLAGVCLALTGVSLGVLSWTAAPDRLAWFGAATLLAALTYALVGALVGTLLGRLAGVYAMLFAPTLDVFLFQNPTATDASARAAWLPAHYAVAAAMDAAFGSGFDATPLLEGLGYLGIVAAIAAAAFYRSVKA from the coding sequence ATGAATCGCGGCGCGAACGCGGCGAGTCGGCGGCCGAGGGCCTCCCGCGTCGCCACCGCACTGACGATGGGCGTCCGCGAATACGTCCGCACGCCCGTACTCGTGGTGTTGCTCGCGGTGCTCCCCGTCTACTTCATCGGCGTCGTCGGTTACGTTACGCCGGACGTCGCGGTCCCGATAGCGGTCGCCGACCGGACGGTCCGAGTCGGCATGGCCGAGATGTACGCGACGCTGGCCGCGCCGCTGACGGGTGCGCTCGTCGGCGGCATCGCGGGCCTGTTCGTGATGCAGGCGACCCGGCAGGCCGACGCCCGTCTCGTGCTCGCGGGCTACCGGCCGACCGAGGTCGTGACCGCCAGGGTCGGCGTCCTCGCCGGGGTCTGTCTGGCGCTCACCGGCGTCTCTCTCGGCGTCCTGTCGTGGACCGCCGCGCCGGACCGACTCGCGTGGTTCGGGGCCGCGACGCTGCTCGCGGCGCTCACCTACGCGTTGGTCGGCGCGCTGGTCGGGACGCTCCTCGGGCGACTCGCGGGCGTCTACGCGATGCTGTTCGCCCCGACGCTCGACGTGTTCCTCTTCCAGAACCCGACCGCGACGGACGCGTCGGCCCGGGCGGCGTGGCTGCCTGCCCACTACGCCGTCGCCGCCGCGATGGACGCCGCCTTCGGTTCGGGGTTCGACGCGACCCCGCTCCTGGAGGGACTAGGATACCTCGGAATCGTCGCCGCGATAGCCGCGGCGGCGTTCTACCGCTCCGTGAAGGCGTAG
- a CDS encoding thioredoxin domain-containing protein produces MTDPTARNRLDEEESPYLRQHADNPVDWQPWDDEALAAAEERDVPIFLSVGYSACHWCHVMEEESFEAEDVAATLNENFVPVKVDREERPDLDSIYQTICQAVTGRGGWPLSVWLTPDGRPFYVGTYFPREARRNMPGFLDLIENIAESWASEEDRREMERRADQWTDAIEGELESVPDPGETPGDDLVESAADAALRSADREHGGFGTGQKFPQAGRVHLLLRAYDRSGREEYRDVAVEALSAMAEGGLFDHVGGGFHRYTVDREWVVPHFEKMLYDNAEIPRAMLAGYQVAGDERFAEAARRTFEFVEREMTHPDGGFYSTLDAQSEGEEGKFYVWTPAEIREAVDDERAADLFCDRFGVTESGNFEGKTVLTIAESVESLAEEYDLSESDVREQIEAARKQVFEAHAERVRPRRDEKVLAGWNGLMISALAEGALVLDDDRYAEAATDALEFVRERLWNDSEERLFRRFKDDDVAIEGYLEDYAFLARGALNCYEATGDVSHLAFALDLARAVEAQFWDAEDATIYFTPGRGEELVARPQEPHDQSTPSSLGVAVDALLELDYFTDHDRFEEIAEQVLRTRGQQIESNPLQHASLALAADRYAEGSLEITAVADELPDSWRAELATRYLPTRLLARRPPAEDELAAWLDELELDEAPPIWADRDQRDGEPTAYVCRNFACSPPNADLADALDWADESA; encoded by the coding sequence ATGACCGACCCGACCGCGCGAAATCGGCTCGACGAGGAGGAGAGCCCGTACCTCCGCCAGCACGCGGACAACCCAGTCGACTGGCAGCCGTGGGACGACGAGGCGCTCGCGGCGGCCGAGGAGCGCGACGTCCCCATCTTCCTGTCGGTGGGCTACTCGGCGTGCCACTGGTGTCACGTCATGGAAGAGGAGAGCTTCGAGGCCGAGGACGTCGCCGCGACGCTGAACGAGAACTTCGTCCCCGTCAAGGTCGACCGTGAGGAGCGCCCGGACCTCGACAGCATCTACCAGACTATCTGCCAGGCCGTGACCGGTCGGGGCGGGTGGCCGCTGTCGGTCTGGCTCACGCCCGACGGCCGACCGTTCTACGTCGGGACGTACTTCCCCAGGGAGGCCAGGCGCAACATGCCCGGATTCCTGGACCTGATCGAGAACATCGCCGAGTCGTGGGCGAGCGAGGAGGACCGCCGGGAGATGGAGCGGCGGGCCGACCAGTGGACCGACGCCATCGAGGGCGAACTCGAATCGGTGCCCGACCCCGGCGAGACGCCGGGCGACGACCTCGTCGAGTCGGCCGCCGACGCGGCGCTCCGGAGCGCCGACCGCGAGCACGGCGGCTTCGGCACCGGCCAGAAGTTCCCGCAGGCCGGCCGCGTCCACCTCCTCCTGCGCGCGTACGACCGGTCGGGTCGCGAGGAGTACCGCGATGTCGCCGTCGAAGCCCTCTCGGCGATGGCCGAGGGCGGCCTGTTCGACCACGTCGGCGGCGGATTCCACCGTTACACGGTCGACCGCGAGTGGGTCGTCCCCCACTTCGAGAAGATGCTGTACGACAACGCCGAGATTCCGCGCGCGATGCTCGCGGGCTATCAGGTCGCGGGCGACGAGCGCTTCGCCGAGGCCGCCCGCCGGACATTCGAGTTCGTCGAGCGCGAGATGACCCACCCCGACGGGGGATTCTACAGCACGCTCGACGCCCAGAGCGAGGGCGAGGAGGGCAAGTTCTACGTCTGGACGCCCGCGGAAATCCGCGAGGCGGTCGACGACGAACGCGCGGCCGACCTCTTCTGCGACCGCTTCGGGGTCACCGAGTCGGGCAACTTCGAGGGCAAGACCGTCCTCACCATCGCCGAGTCGGTCGAATCGCTCGCCGAGGAGTACGACCTGAGCGAATCGGACGTGCGCGAACAAATCGAGGCGGCCCGCAAGCAGGTGTTCGAGGCTCACGCCGAGCGCGTGCGCCCACGGCGCGACGAGAAGGTGCTCGCCGGGTGGAACGGCCTGATGATCTCGGCGCTCGCGGAGGGCGCGCTGGTACTCGACGACGACCGCTACGCCGAGGCGGCGACTGACGCGCTCGAATTCGTCCGGGAGAGACTCTGGAACGACTCCGAGGAGCGACTGTTCCGGCGGTTCAAGGACGACGACGTCGCCATCGAGGGCTACCTCGAAGACTACGCCTTCCTCGCGCGCGGCGCGCTGAACTGCTACGAGGCGACCGGCGACGTCTCCCACCTCGCGTTCGCGCTTGACCTCGCCCGGGCCGTCGAAGCGCAGTTCTGGGACGCCGAGGACGCGACCATCTACTTCACGCCCGGGCGCGGCGAGGAACTGGTCGCCCGCCCGCAGGAACCCCACGACCAGTCGACCCCGTCGAGTCTGGGGGTGGCGGTCGACGCGCTGCTCGAACTCGACTACTTCACCGACCACGACCGCTTCGAGGAGATAGCCGAACAGGTGCTCCGGACCCGCGGCCAGCAGATAGAGTCGAACCCACTCCAGCACGCCTCGCTCGCGCTCGCGGCCGACCGCTACGCGGAGGGGTCACTGGAGATCACCGCGGTCGCGGACGAACTCCCCGACTCGTGGCGCGCGGAACTCGCCACGCGCTACCTGCCGACGCGTCTGCTGGCGCGTCGGCCGCCCGCCGAGGACGAACTGGCGGCGTGGCTGGACGAACTCGAACTCGACGAGGCGCCGCCGATATGGGCCGACCGCGACCAGCGAGACGGCGAACCGACCGCCTACGTCTGCCGGAACTTCGCCTGTTCGCCGCCGAACGCCGACCTCGCCGACGCGCTCGATTGGGCCGACGAGTCGGCCTGA